DNA sequence from the Arthrobacter jinronghuae genome:
CCTCACCGGCAGCCAACAGCGCAGACCAGAGGTCCGCGGCGTCGTCGTTGGGGACGTAGATCTCGAACCCGTCTTCGCCGGTGTACCCGGTGCGGGCCACGAGCAGGTCCAGGGTCCGCTCCCCCGCCCGGATGCCCACGGTGTCGGCAGCGTAGTACTTCATCCCCGTGACAGCTTCAGCCTGATGGGCGGGGACCAGGTCCAGCAGGATGGCTTCGGCAGCCGGCCCCTGCACGGCCACCAGCGAGGCTTCCGCCGAGACGTTGTTCACCGCGACGTCGAAGCCCTCGGCCCGGGACGCCAGTTCTGCGGCTACGGTGTCCGCGTTGCCCGCGTTGGGCACCACCAGGTAGGAGTCGTCGGCGAGGCGGTAGCTAATCAGGTCATCGATGATCCCGCCGTCGTTGTTGGTGATCAGCGAATACTTGGCGCGTCCCACCTTCACAACGGAAAGCTTGCCTGCCAGTGCGTAGTCCAGGAACGCCCCGGCGTCGGGCCCGGAGACCTCCACTTCGCCCATGTGGGAGAGGTCGAACAGCCCGGCTGCGGTGCGTACGGCCTTATGTTCAGCCAGCTCGGAGCTGTATTTGAGGGGCATCTGCCAGCCGCCGAAGTCGGTGAAGGAAGCGCCCAGCTGTTTGTGCGCCTCATACAGCGCTGTGTACTTCTCAGTCATGGAATGTTCCTTCTAGTTTTCGAAGTCTTCGATGGGCGGGCAGGAGCAGATCAGGTTCCGGTCCCCTGCGGCGCCGTCAATCCGGCCCACCGGCGGGAAGTACTTGTCCATGCGCAGGCTGCGCAGCGGGAAAGCGGCCTGTTCGCGCGGGTAGGCCCGGTCCCATTCATTGGCTGCCACGACGACGGCGGTGTGCGGGGCATTGCGCAGCGGGCTTCCCTCGAGGGTGAAGTCCCCGGCGCCCACCTGGTCGATTTCGGCGCGGATGGCGATCATGGCGTCGATGAAGCGGTCCATCTCGCCCAGGTCCTCGGACTCGGTGGGTTCCACCATCAGGGTGCCTGCCACCGGGAAGGACAGCGTGGGGGCATGGAAGCCGTAGTCCACCAGCCGCTTGGCCACATCCTCGGCAGTGACGCCGGTCTTGGCGGTCAGTTCACGCAGGTCCAGGATGCACTCGTGCGCCACCAGTCCGCCCTTGCCCGTGTAAAGCACGGGGTAGTACTCGTTCAGGCGGGCTGCGACGTAGTTCGCTGCGAGCAGGGCGTGCTTGGTGGCGCTGGTCAGGCCTTCGCCGCCCATGAGGCTGACGTATGCCCAGGAAATGGGCAGCACGCCGGCGGAGCCGAAGCGGGACGCGGAGACGGGGATGTCCTCGCCGCCGGTCCAGGTGGCGGCGTCGCCGGGCATAAAGGGCGCGAGGTGAGCCTTGGCTGCCACGGGGCCGACGCCGGGACCGCCGCCGCCATGCGGGATGCAGAAGGTCTTGTGCAGGTTCAGATGGGATACGTCGCCGCCGAACTCGCCCGGCTGTGCCAGGCCGACCAGGGCGTTGAGGTTGGCGCCGTCGATGTAGACCTGGCCGCCGGCCTCGTGGACCGCTTCGCAGACGTCGCGGACGTCGTCGTCGAACACTCCGTGGGTGGAGGGGTAGGTGATCATGATGGCGGCAAGGTTTTCGCGGTTCGCGTCGATTTTGGCGCGCAGGTCCGCGTGGTCGATGGCGCCGTCGTCGGCGGTGGCCACGACCACCACCTTCATGCCGGCCAGGACCGCAGAGGCGGCGTTGGTGCCGTGGGCGGACGCCGGAATGAGGCAGACGTTGCGCTGTTCGTCGCCGCGGGAGTGGTGGTAGCCGCGGATGGCCAGCAGGCCGGCCAGTTCACCCTGGGAGCCGGCGTTCGGCTGGATGGAAACGGTGTCATAGCCGGTGATGACCGCGAGCTTCTCTTCCAGGTCCGCGATCAGTTCGCGCCAGCCCTCGGTCTGGGAGTCCGGAGCGAACGGGTGGATGGACGCGAATTCCGGCCAGGTCATGGCCTGCATTTCCGCGGTGGCGTTGAGCTTCATGGTGCAGGAGCCCAGCGGGATCATGGTGCGGTCCAGGGCCAGGTCGCGGTCCGAGAGGCGGCGCAGGTAGCGCAGCATCTGGGTTTCGGAGCGGTAGGAGGAGAACACCGGGTGCGTCATGAATTCCGAGGTGCGCAGCAGCCCGGCCGGCAGGTCGAAGCCGTCCGCGGATTCCACGGTTGCGGCACCGAAGGCGGCGGCGACGTCGGCGATCACGGCCGGCGTCGTCGTTTCGTCGGCGGAGATGCCCACTGTGTCAGCATCGATCCGGCGCAGGTTGATGCCCTTCGCTTCGGCGGCGGCAATGACCTCCGCAGCGCGGCCGGGGACGCGGGCAGTAACGGTGTCGAAGAAGGACTCGTGCAGCAGTTCGACGCCGGCGGCCTTCAGCGCGGTGGCCAGCGTCCGGGCGGAGTCGTGGGCGCGGCGGGCAATCGCGGTCAGGCCCTCGGGGCCGTGATAGACGGCGTACATGGAGGCAACGATGGCCAGCAGCGCCTGCGCGGTGCAGATATTGGAGGTCGCCTTTTCCCGGCGGATGTGCTGCTCGCGGGTCTGCAGCGCGAGCCGGTAGGCGGGGGTGCCCGCCGAATCCTTGGAGACGCCCACCAGGCGGCCGGGCAGGGACCGCTCCAGGCCCTTGCGGACGGCCATGTAGGCGGCGTGCGGACCGCCGTAGAACAGCGGAACACCGAAGCGCTGCACGGAGCCGACGGCAATGTCCGCGCCCTGCTCGCCGGGAGGGGTGATGAGGGTGAGGGCCAGCAGGTCCGCGGCCACGGTGACGAGCGCGCCGCGCTCCTTCGCTTCGGCGATCAGTGCGGCGTGGTCGCGCACCACGCCGGACGCGCCGGGCTGCTGGAGTACGACGCCGGCCAGCTCGCCTTCGGGCAGGCTGTCGGCGAGGTCCGCAACAATGACGTCGAAGCCGAGCGCCTTGGCCCGGCCCTTCACCACGGCGATGGTCTGCGGGAAGAGCTCCGAGTCCAGCACGATGGCGCCGTTGCTGTGGGACTTGTTGGACCGGCGCATCAACAGCACCGCCTCAGCCACGGCAGTGGCTTCGTCCAGCAGGGACGCGTTCGCGATGGGCAGGGCAGTGAGGTCCTGGACCATGGTCTGGAAGTTCAGCAGCGCTTCGAGCCGGCCCTGGGAGATTTCGGGCTGGTAGGGGGTGTAGGCCGTGTACCAGGCCGGATCCTCCACCACGTTGCGCAGGATCACCGGCGGGGTGTGGGTGCCGTAGTAGCCCTGGCCGATCATCTGCACGGCCGTCTTGTTCTTCCCTGCGATGCGCCGCAGTGCCGCGAGGGTTTCCTCTTCGCTCTTCGCCGGGTCCAGGACCAACGGGAAATTCTGCCGGATCGCGGCGGGGACGGCCATGTCCACCAGACCGTCAAGGGAGTCGTAGCCGACAGTCTTGAGCATGGTTTCAACGGCGTCGGCACGGGCGCCGATGTGCCGGTCCACGAACGCGGCGGCAAGAGTGGAGGAGGACGGTTCTGCAGGCATTTGAGGCTCCAGGAAAGGCAGACGGGGGTACGTCGACGGCGACGGCTCCTCCCCGCTCTGTATTGGACCTGAGAGATTCCGCGGGTGTTCTTCCGCTTGCACCGTCGGTGAGTTTCCGGCACGGCCGGGAACTGCTTTCCAGAGTTGCCTCGCTGTGGCGGTACGGGGGCCTGAGAGATTCCCGGGGAGGGTTTGCTCCTACGGCGCCCGCCGATACTGATGCGCATCCGGCGGGACTCTCCCGCCACGGCTGATAAAGGCATATTCAGTTGGAACTGCTGATGTGACAGGGCCAACTTTAGCCTGCCCCCGGCACCGCCTCAACCCTCAGACACGCCCGGGCTCGGGTGCCTGATGCCGTCCGGAAAGGCCCCCGACCCCCGTGTGACCTGCAACGTCACAGCTGCCTGAATTTGACGGGGCCTGTTAACGGCTTCCAAACTGAAATGTCGGCGGCAGCGCCAACATCCAGCGTTGCCTTTTCTTAGGCGGCATAGGCGATTACGGCGGATGAGCTGCCGGCGGGTGCCTAAAAGAGAGATTTCAATGTCTGAGCACAGAACCCGCCCACCAAGCGACAGCGCTGTTCCCGCGCCGCAAAACAGGGCAGAGAAACCCCATCTCGCGCGTTCCCTGTCCAGCCGGCACATCCAGCTGCTGGCCATCGGCGGCGCCATCGGTACCGGTTTGTTCATGGGATCCGGCAAGACCATCTCCGCAGCCGGCCCGTCAGTGATCTTCGTCTACGCGATCATCGGCTTCATGCTCTTCTTCGTTATGCGGGCCATGGGCGAACTGCTGCTCTCCAACCTTCGCTACAAGTCCTTCACCGACTTCTCGGCGGACCTGCTGGGCCCCTGGGCCGGCTTCTTCACCGGTTGGACCTACTGGTTCTGCTGGGTGGTCACCGGCATTGCAGACGTGGTGGCGATTGCCCATTACGTCACCTTCTGGTGGGGCAACGCTCCCCTGTGGATACCGGCCCTGGCCTGCATCCTGCTGCTGCTGGCCTTGAACCTGCCGACCGTCAAGGCGTTCGGTGAAACCGAATTCTGGTTTGCGCTGGTCAAGATCATCGCCATCCTGACGCTCATCGTGGTGGGACTGGTCATGATCCTTACCGGCTTCACGCACGGCAACGGGGTTACCGCCGGCTTCGGCAACCTCTGGGAACACGGCGGCTTCTTCCCCACCGGCCCCATGGGCTTTGTCGCCGGCTTCCAGATTGCGGTGTTCGCGTTTGTCGGCATCGAACTGGTGGGCACCACCGCGGCGGAAACCAAGGATCCGGAAAAGAACCTGCCCCGGGCCGTGAACTCCATTCCGATCCGCATCCTGCTCTTCTACGTAGGCGCCCTGGTGGTGCTGATGGCCGTGATCCCCTGGGACGAATTCAGCGCCGATGAAAGCCCGTTCGTGGGTATGTTCACCCTGGCCGGGCTCGGCACCGCCGCTGCCATCGTGAACTTCGTAGTGTTGACATCCGCGGCATCTTCAGCGAATTCCGGGATATATTCCACTTCGCGTATGGTTTTCGGCCTGGCGCAGGAAGGCGATGCTCCGCGGCAGTTCGGCCGCCTGTCCCGGCGGAAAGTGCCCCAAAACGCCCTGTTCTTCTCCTGCACCTTCCTGCTGGCCGGCGTCGCCCTGCTGTACGCGGGAGAATCCGTCAGCGCCGCGTTCACCCTGGTGAGCACCATTTCGGCCCTGTGCTTTATGTTCGTCTGGTCCATCATCCTGATCAGCTACCTGGTGTACCGGAAGCGCCGGCCGCAGCTGCACGAGGCGTCGAAGTTTAAGATGCCCGGCGGCGTCGTGATGGCCTATCTGGTGCTGGCGTTCTTCGCGTTTATCCTGTGGACACTCACCACCCAGACAGACACCCTGCAGGCGCTCCTCGTGACCCCCGTGTGGTTCGTCCTGCTGGGCATCGTCTACGCCGTACTGCGCCGGACGCCCGTGCACCAGGCGCGGGTAGCGGCACACCACGACGACGTCGCCCGCGAACGCGCCGCACTCACGTCCGCAAAGCCGTAACCGGGCTCCTAGTACACCACCGTCCCCCGGGAGCTGACCGTTGCGCCGCCTCCCGGGGCACCGGCTTTGTTGCTGGCGTCTATCTCCAGCCCGAAGGTATTCAGCGGCACCTCCAGTGCTGAGACCAGGTGCGGCACCACTTCCTGCTGGATCCGTGCGATCACGCCCTGCACGTCCGCGTCGGAATTCACCGTCACCTTCATGGCCAGGTCCGGCTCGTCAGCACTGCCGCGCAGGCGGACGGTTGAGCCCACCA
Encoded proteins:
- the gcvT gene encoding glycine cleavage system aminomethyltransferase GcvT, which encodes MTEKYTALYEAHKQLGASFTDFGGWQMPLKYSSELAEHKAVRTAAGLFDLSHMGEVEVSGPDAGAFLDYALAGKLSVVKVGRAKYSLITNNDGGIIDDLISYRLADDSYLVVPNAGNADTVAAELASRAEGFDVAVNNVSAEASLVAVQGPAAEAILLDLVPAHQAEAVTGMKYYAADTVGIRAGERTLDLLVARTGYTGEDGFEIYVPNDDAADLWSALLAAGEGRGLIPAGLACRDSLRLEAGMPLYGNELTLDTDPYAAGLGPVVALSKEGNFVGRSALEARKAAGPARRLVGLKGSGRRSARSHYPVLSSDGETVLGEVTSGAPSPTLGFPIALAYVDAAFTKPGTELNVDLRGKPESFTVVELPFYKRSKQ
- the gcvP gene encoding aminomethyl-transferring glycine dehydrogenase produces the protein MPAEPSSSTLAAAFVDRHIGARADAVETMLKTVGYDSLDGLVDMAVPAAIRQNFPLVLDPAKSEEETLAALRRIAGKNKTAVQMIGQGYYGTHTPPVILRNVVEDPAWYTAYTPYQPEISQGRLEALLNFQTMVQDLTALPIANASLLDEATAVAEAVLLMRRSNKSHSNGAIVLDSELFPQTIAVVKGRAKALGFDVIVADLADSLPEGELAGVVLQQPGASGVVRDHAALIAEAKERGALVTVAADLLALTLITPPGEQGADIAVGSVQRFGVPLFYGGPHAAYMAVRKGLERSLPGRLVGVSKDSAGTPAYRLALQTREQHIRREKATSNICTAQALLAIVASMYAVYHGPEGLTAIARRAHDSARTLATALKAAGVELLHESFFDTVTARVPGRAAEVIAAAEAKGINLRRIDADTVGISADETTTPAVIADVAAAFGAATVESADGFDLPAGLLRTSEFMTHPVFSSYRSETQMLRYLRRLSDRDLALDRTMIPLGSCTMKLNATAEMQAMTWPEFASIHPFAPDSQTEGWRELIADLEEKLAVITGYDTVSIQPNAGSQGELAGLLAIRGYHHSRGDEQRNVCLIPASAHGTNAASAVLAGMKVVVVATADDGAIDHADLRAKIDANRENLAAIMITYPSTHGVFDDDVRDVCEAVHEAGGQVYIDGANLNALVGLAQPGEFGGDVSHLNLHKTFCIPHGGGGPGVGPVAAKAHLAPFMPGDAATWTGGEDIPVSASRFGSAGVLPISWAYVSLMGGEGLTSATKHALLAANYVAARLNEYYPVLYTGKGGLVAHECILDLRELTAKTGVTAEDVAKRLVDYGFHAPTLSFPVAGTLMVEPTESEDLGEMDRFIDAMIAIRAEIDQVGAGDFTLEGSPLRNAPHTAVVVAANEWDRAYPREQAAFPLRSLRMDKYFPPVGRIDGAAGDRNLICSCPPIEDFEN
- the cycA gene encoding D-serine/D-alanine/glycine transporter — translated: MSEHRTRPPSDSAVPAPQNRAEKPHLARSLSSRHIQLLAIGGAIGTGLFMGSGKTISAAGPSVIFVYAIIGFMLFFVMRAMGELLLSNLRYKSFTDFSADLLGPWAGFFTGWTYWFCWVVTGIADVVAIAHYVTFWWGNAPLWIPALACILLLLALNLPTVKAFGETEFWFALVKIIAILTLIVVGLVMILTGFTHGNGVTAGFGNLWEHGGFFPTGPMGFVAGFQIAVFAFVGIELVGTTAAETKDPEKNLPRAVNSIPIRILLFYVGALVVLMAVIPWDEFSADESPFVGMFTLAGLGTAAAIVNFVVLTSAASSANSGIYSTSRMVFGLAQEGDAPRQFGRLSRRKVPQNALFFSCTFLLAGVALLYAGESVSAAFTLVSTISALCFMFVWSIILISYLVYRKRRPQLHEASKFKMPGGVVMAYLVLAFFAFILWTLTTQTDTLQALLVTPVWFVLLGIVYAVLRRTPVHQARVAAHHDDVARERAALTSAKP